The following nucleotide sequence is from Gymnodinialimonas sp. 202GB13-11.
CACCGGAAGCGGCGAGAGCGGCAGCAAGGGTCAAGGCGGTTAGGCGCATGGCATGTCCTTCGAAACTCAGTCGGACGATCATCCCCCGACGTCGTTAACATAGCCTTTCCAAAACGGACGGGAAAGGGCGGGAATTCAACAGTTTGACGAAACTGCACCATTTAGGTGACAGTATCGGCAGCTTCACGCTGATTTGATCGGAGACCTGTTTTGAAACGTCTTGTTTTCATGGCCTTTTTCGCCGTAGCCGCCACGCAACCTGCCCATGCCGAATGGCGCTACGATCCGTCCATGCCACCCGCGGGTGCAGCCTCTGGCGGAGGGGCGAATACGGTCATGGTCGTGTCGTGCGGAAACGGCGGAATACCGGCCTTTGAGCTGACCGCCTTCAACTGGCCGAATCCGCAGGAAGACTTCGTTCTGCAGATCGACGGCAACCCAGAAGACCTTTACTTCGCAGACTGCCAAGGTGCGCGCTGCATGTTGGACATGGACACGATGGCCCGTGCGCAATCGTTCATGGCGCAGCTGCGGTCAGGCTCGACGCTCAGCGTCGGCCTGTACCGTCGTGGATCGCTGGATACGATCCCGCTTACTGGATCCTCTGCGGCGCTTGACCAATTGGAAGCAGGCGGCTGCGAATTCTAAACAAGGCGGGAATTATCTTTCGCCGCACGAACGAAATCACGGAAAAGCGGGTGTGGGTCAAACGGCTTCGACTTCAGCTCGGGGTGGAATTGCACCCCGATGAACCACGGGTGATCCTTCACTTCGACAATCTCGGGAAGGCGGCCGTCCGGCGACATGCCCGAGAAGATCAGGCCCTTCTCTTCCAGCGCCTCACGGTACTTGATGTCGACTTCATAGCGGTGGCGGTGGCGTTCTTCGATGGACGTCCCGCCATAGGCTTCGGCCACTTTTGACCCGTCCGCCAGCACCGCGTCATAGGCCCCAAGCCGCATCGTGCCGCCCTTATCGTCGGTCACTTTGCGCTCAACCTTGTGGTTGCCCTGCACCCATTCCTTTAGGTGGTAAACCACGGGGGTGAAACGCTTTTTCCCGGCCTCATGGTCGAATTCCTCCGACCCGGCATCGCCCAGATCCGCCAGGTTCCGCGCGGCCTCGATCACCGCCATCTGCATCCCCAGACAGATGCCAAGATAGGGCACGCCGCGCGTGCGTGCGAACTCCGCCGCCTTGATCTTGCCCTCCGTCCCGCGCTCTCCGAACCCGCCGGGTACAAGGATCGCGTGGAAACCTTCCAGATGCGGGGCGGGGTCTTCGCGGTCGAACACTTCGGCATCGACCCATTCGACCTTCACTTTCACCCGGTTGGCCATACCACCATGGGTCAGCGCCTCGGCAATCGATTTATAGGCATCCTCAAGCTGCGTGTATTTGCCGACGATGGCGACCTTCACTTCCCCCTCGGGGTTGTTGATCCGGTCCGCCACGTCTTCCCAAACGCGCAGGTCTGGTTTGGGGGCAGGGCTGATGCCGAATGCATCCAGAACCGCCTGATCCAGCCCTTCGCGGTGATAGGCCAGCGGTGCCTCGTAGATCGACTTGAGGTCTTGCGCCGCGATCACGCTGTCCGGGCGCACGTTGCAGAACAAGGCGAGCTTTTCGCGCTCTTTCTCGGGGATTGGCCCCTCGGACCGGCACACCAGAATATCAGGGGCGAGGCCAATCGAACGAAGTTCCTTGACCGAGTGCTGCGTCGGCTTGGTCTTCAATTCGCCTGACGCGGCAATAAAGGGCAACAGCGTCAGGTGCATGAACACGCACTGCCCACGCGGGCGTTCCTGGCCGAATTGGCGGATCGCCTCGAAGAACGGAAGGCCCTCAATATCGCCCACGGTGCCGCCGATTTCGCACAGCATGAAATCGACCTCATCCTCACCAATTGCGATGAAGTCTTTGATTTCGTTGGTCACATGGGGGATCACCTGGATCGTTTTGCCCAGATAGTCACCGCGCCGCTCTTTCTCCAGCACATTGGTGTAGATCCGGCCTGACGAGACGGAGTCGGTCTTGCGCGCAGGCACACCCGTGAAACGTTCGTAATGCCCAAGGTCGAGGTCGGTTTCAGCGCCATCGTCGGTGACGAAAACCTCACCATGCTCAAACGGGCTCATCGTGCCGGGATCAACGTTCAGATAAGGGTCGAGCTTACGCAGCCGCACGGAAAAGCCCCGCGCCTGCAACAGTGCGCCGAGGGCGGCTGAGGCCAAACCCTTGCCGAGCGACGAAACAACGCCGCCGGTAATAAAGATAAATCGCGCCATGCCCGAAAGTCCCCCGTGCGGATGGTTACGCGCCCGGTTGGCGGCCCATCCATGTCTCTTTCCACGGGATTTGAGAATACTCGGATTCGCACCCGTTAGACAAGGCGGCAGGCCGCCAAAAATCCAAGATCATGTAGATAATGAAAAAAGCCACCCCAAATCGGGTGGCCTTCTCGGGCTTACTCGACGGGCGGAAGCGCCGGGCTGTCGCCGTCGATGGGCGGCAACATCGTCTCGACCGGTGGCAGAGAGCTGTCGCCCGCATCCCCTTCGGTGGCCGGGGGCAAGCCGCCCAGTTCGTCCAGCAGCGAAGAGTTGGAGGAATTCTGCGCGGCAATCACCGTCAACGTGATGGAGGTTGCAAGGAACGCCACAGCAAAGAACCACGTCAGCTTGCCAAGGGCCGTTGCTGCCTGGCGCCCGGTCATCACGCCGCCGCCGCCACCACCGCCCATTCCGAGACCGCCCCCTTCGGAGCGCTGCAACAGCACAACCCCGATCAGGCAGACCGCGAGGATCAAATGGATGACGAGGATGATGTTTTCCATGGTCGCGCTTTCTCTCAACCGGACGATGTTCCGATCCGCGCCTCACTTATGAGATGCGACAGGGGGCCGCAAGGGCCTCGCTGGTATCAGGTCCGTGATTCCCGTTCTGCGTGTGTGAGGATCGTTTCACATGAAGCGATCATTTTCAATTCTGCCACTCGATACGCAATTCCCTAACAATCGGTTAACCAACGCATGGCCAAGTTTCCGGTTCCCCCGCGTGGCCAGTGCCGCTATAGCGCCCCGGGGTTTTCACGATCCGGAGGATTTCATGGCCAACGTCGTGGTTGTCGGCGCCCAATGGGGTGACGAAGGCAAGGGTAAGATCGTTGATTGGTTGAGCGAACGCGCCGATGTGATCGCGCGATTCCAAGGTGGCCACAACGCGGGCCACACGCTTGTGATCGATGGAAAGGTCTACAAGTTGAATGCCTTGCCGTCCGGTGTCGTCCGGGGCGGAAAGCTTTCCGTCATCGGCAACGGCGTCGTTCTGGACCCTTGGCATCTGGTCGAGGAGATCCGCGCCATTCAGGAACAGGGTGTCGATATCAGCCCCGATGTTCTGATGATTGCCGAAAACACGCCGCTGATTCTTCCGATCCACGGAGAGCTCGACCGCGCCAGAGAGGAAGCGGCTTCCAAAGGTACCAAGATCGGCACAACCGGCCGCGGCATCGGCCCGGCCTATGAGGACAAGGTCGGTCGCCGTTCGGTCCGCGTTGCGGATCTGGCCGACCCCGCAACGCTTGAGGCTCGGGTGGACCGCGCTCTGCAACACCATGATCCGCTCCGCAAAGGTCTGGGCATTGAGCCGGTGGACCGCGATGCATTGCTGGCCAAACTGCAGGAGATTGCGCCGGAAATCCTACGCTATGCGGCCCCCGTCTGGAAGGTGCTGAACGAAAAGCGCCGCGCTGGCAAACGCATCCTGTTCGAAGGGGCTCAAGGCGCGCTTCTCGACATCGATTTCGGCACCTATCCTTTTGTGACCTCCTCGAACGTGATCGCCGGTCAGGCGGCAACCGGTGTGGGCATCGGCCCGGGTGCCATCGACTATGTGCTGGGTCTGGTGAAGGCCTACACAACCCGCGTGGGCGAGGGCCCTTTCCCGGCGGAACTGCATGACGCCGATGGCCAGCGCCTTGGCGAGCGCGGCCATGAATGGGGCACGACTACGGGCCGCAAGCGCCGGTGCGGATGGTTCGACGCCTGCCTTGTGCGCCAGACCTGCGTGACCTCGGGCGTCACGGGCATAGCCCTGACCAAGATCGACGTGCTCGACGGGTTTGAGACGTTGAAGATCTGCGTGGGTTACGAATTGGACGGCGAACAGCTCGACTATCTGCCGACCGCTGCCGATCAACAGGCCCGCTGCACGCCGATCTATGAGGAGATGCCGGGCTGGTCGGAATCGACCGAAGGCGCGCGATCTTGGGCGCAACTGCCGGGCAATGCGGTGAAATATGTGCGCCGGATCGAAGAGTTGATCCAATGCCCCGTGGCCCTACTTTCCACCTCGCCCGAACGTGACGACACGATCCTCGTGACCGATCCGTTCGCTGATTGAGGGGGCTGTCCCATGGCGCTCAGCTACAAGGCCCGCAAGCGCTGGTCGCTGTTCATTCTTCTGGTTGGGCTGCCCGTCTACATCGCGGCGGTCTGGTTCATTCTGAGCTTGCTGGAGGGGTGGAGCATCTGGGTGCAGATGGGCATCTGCCTTGCGTTCAGCATCGTCTGGGCCTTCCCGTTGAAGGCCGTCTTTCTGGGCGTTGGCAAAGCCGACCCGGACGCACCGCAAGACGAATGAAAAAGGGGCGCCGCAGCGCCCCTTTGCAATTCTTTGATTGTGCTCGAAGTTAGAGCGAGCGAGCCAGGCGATACTGATTGCCACCCAATTCTTCCAGCACGCCGTCTTGCTTGAGGCTTTCGACCGCTGAGATCGCTTCATCGCGCGAGATGGAGCCATCGGTTGCGATCCGCACCAAGCGCAACAGCTGCATGCGCTTGAATTCCACAAGGCCGGCTTCCTCGCTCAGATAGGTTGCCCCCATCTCAACGACCTCTTCGATTTCTGTCGCAGTTGAGTCTTCCAGGCGCTGCGCGAACACGGCGAAATGGTCGATCTCGTCTCCGGCATCCTGACCAGTGGCGGGTTCGGACGAGATGCTGTCGCGAACTTCGTCAATTTCCTGGGCCAGCTGGGCTTCCAGTGCGGCGATCGGATCTTCGAATTCAGCCTCGTCTTCGGCCTGTGTTATTGGCTCCTCGGCAATCATCGGTTGGGCGATCTCAACACCCTGAGCGATGTCAGCCTCAGCTTCGACTGCAACATCTGCTTCGACTTCGGTCTCAACTGGCGCCTCTGCTGGTGCCGAACGGCCCAAACCCGACGCAATCAAACCAGCGCGCTGCGCGAGGTTGGCCAGCGAATTTGCCATCTTGCGCGGGGCGGGCCGGGCCTCTTCAACCGCTGCAACGTCGATCTCATCTGCGACGGCGACATCCTGCTCCAGCACCAGCGGCGCTTCGGCGGCCGGAGCGAGCGTAGCGGTTCCAGGGCGTTGCGCGGCCTCAGCTTCTGCGGCGGATACCCGGCGCGGTGCGACCGGTGCGGCGGGGGCCGCAGGGGCGTCATCCTCGACACGCTGTTCTGAGACCAGCACCAGCGGGGCCGGGCGTTCTTCTGCAGCCTGCTGGCGGCGCGAGACGTCGACGCGCACACGGCGGGGGCGCATCACGCGAGCCAAATCCTCACGGTATTCGGCGGCGTCATCCTCAAGGCCCGTCATATCCGCGACCGAGGCACCATCGGCGGCCAGTTGCGTTTCGGCGGCGCGTGCGGCTACGGCTGCTTTCAAATGCTCGATATTGGCCCGGCGGCGTGTCGTCTCAACCGTCGACATCCGGCCTTCGGTGGCCTCGAACAGGCGGTCCATGTCACCACCGTCATCACCATCCGCATCGGCAAATGCCGTACGGTCCGCGCTGGGTGGAGTGGGGACGTCGGGTGTTTCATCTGCAACCGCCTCGGCGATGTCTTCTGCGACGGCTTCGGGTGCGGTTTCGATGGCTTCCGCGATCTCTTCCGCAGGCTCTTCGACCACGGGGGCGGTCACGGCGGCGATTGCGGCCAGCGTATCGTCGTCGCCGTCCGTTTCCTCAGGCGCGTCGTCCGCGTCTTCTTCCAGTGCTTCCGACGCGGCGGCCATGGTGGAGGCCCCTGTTGCGAACGCGGCAGCAAGGGCTGCAACGGCGGCATCATCATCGGCTTCGATCACAGGCTCAGGGGCTGCGCCCTCGCCACCTGCGGCGATCAGCTCATCGTCGGGCTGAACGGTTGCAGGTGCGTCACCGCTTTCTGCCAGAGCGGCACGGCGGATACGGGCCAGACGTGCGGCGACCGATGCGCCGTCAAAGGCGGCTTCTTCATCATTCTCGTCGGCAAAGATCGAGTCGATGTCGCCATCATCCTCTTCGTCGTCCAGATCGGCCATGATGCTGTCGGCGTCGGCTTCGGCGTTGTCCGCATCGTCTGCGTCTGCGTCTGCGTCTGCGTCGGTGGAGGCACCTTCGGCGGCCAAAGCGGCGGCGACAGCGATCAGAGTATCGGCCCCGGCAACGCCGTCTGCGTCTTCCTCGGCTTCAATATGGTCGTCACCAGCCAGATCGGCAGGCGCATCAGCGTCGTCGGCGGTTTCCGCTTCGGCTTCTACTTCCTCGGGGTCTGCCTCGGCAGCGTCCTCCTCCATCGCAGCGGCGATCCCGGCGAGGGTGTCGTCGTCCGACGCCTCATCAGCGGCTTCGGCAACGGACGCCTCTTCGGCGATTTCAGCGACCTCTTCGGCGATTTCATCGGAAGCAGCTTCGACCTCTTCCACCACCTCGTCAGCGGCTTCTTCAGCAGCTTCCACCACCGCATCGGCCGCCTCTTCGCTGGCTTCTGCAACCTCTTCGATTGCCTCGTCCGCGGTTTCCACGGCCTCTTCGATCTGCTCTTCGGCAGCGTCTTCAGCTGCTTCCGCAACGTCATCGCTTTCCTCGGCAGGCGCTTCTTCTGTATTGGCGTCAGCGGCTTCAGCAACATCCTCAGCGGCGTCGTCTTCATCTTCTGCAAGCGCAGCGTCACCGGTCACGGCAGCAACAGCCGCCGTCGCGACAACGGCCTCAGCCACTGGCGCTTCGGGGGCCACGCTCTCAACGGCGTCTTCCACCTGCGGGTCGCGGGCGAAGGAGCGCTCGGCGGCGCTTTCGAATGCAGGTGTATCTTCAGCAGGCGCGCCTTCGGGGCGCATGATCAGGCCATTTTCAACCATGCGCGATTCAACGCGGCGCTGGATGGCTTCTTCTGTAATGCGGTGCAGGGTTTCGGCATCAGGCGTGGGCGGTTCCGCGCCGAAATAGCGGTCTTCCGCCGCCAGATCGCGGAAATACTCGGCCACAGCCTTCATGGCCTCAAACGGGCGATCGAAGCCCTCAAGGGTACAGGAAAACGTGCCGTAAGAGACCGTCAGGATTTTGTTTTCATCACTCATTGCTCTGCCACTCTGCTCGTCCGGCCCGTCCTGGTCTTCAGAATTCACCGGAATTTATCATCCTCGCAAAAGGTGTAACAAACTGTTTCCAGTAAAAAGCGACGCGAATTGGACCTTTTGGTGATCAATGCTCCAGACCATGGCAACAATGTGGACAATGAACCGGAGGGATGCGGATTGTCCTTGAATTTCAACGCGCCAGTTGCGCTTGTGGGCGGCGGTTTCGTGGGCGATCCCGCCTTTGAATTGTCAAAAACGCACGCGAAAATTTTTGTGGGCGTTGATGGCGGGGGCGATGAAATCTTGCGTCGTGGGGCGGATCCGGTGGCCGTGATCGGCGATTTAGATTCGTTTTCCGCCGCAGGGCGCGCGGCGATTCCCTCTGAAAACCTGATCCATGTGGCCGAGCAGGACAGCACGGATTTCGAGAAAGCGCTGTCCCGCCTCAGCGCGCCGCTGATCCTCGCCATAGGCTTTACCGGCGCGCGGCTGGATCATGAACTGGCCGCGATGCACGCATTGGTGCGGTTCCCTCAGCAGCCGGTCGTTTTGATCGGGGCGGAGGATGTGGTTCTGCATCTGCCGGCGCAGATGACGCTTGATCTGCCGGAGGGCACACGGGTGTCGCTGTTTCCAATGGACGGCGTGACGGTGGGCTTGCAGGGGCTGGAATGGTCCTTCGAGGCGCTTGATTTGCATCCAGCGCGCAAGATCGGCACGTCGAACCGGGCCAGCGGCGGCGCTGTGCACCTGCGCGCGGATCGCCCGGGCTGTTTGTTGCTGCTTCCGCTCGATACGCTGGAGGCGGTGATCGCGGCACTCGCTGCGGCGGATTTCCACTCGCCCCCCGCGTGAGCAGACGCTATGGGTGTTGCGTAGCTGCCATTAACGAACGAGATCCGCCCATGACGGCCGAGCTTTCCCCGATCGACAAAGCCAAATACGTGGCCGCCCGCCGGGCGGTGGAATTCGTGGAGGACGGGATGCGCGTGGGCCTTGGCACAGGCTCGACCGCCGCGTGGATGGTCCGTTGCCTGGGTGAACTGGTCCGCGAAGAGGGGATGCAGATCACCGGCGTTGCGACCTCAACCCGCACGGCTGATCTGGCGCGCGAAGTGGGCGTGACAATCAAGACGCTGGATGAGGTGCGCTGGCTGGATCTGACGATTGATGGGGCGGACGAATACGACCCGAACCTGAACCTGATCAAAGGTGGGGGCGGGGCGTTGCTCCATGAAAAGATCGTGGCGACGGCGAGCGACCAGATGGTGGTGATTGCGGACCTGACGAAACAGGTGGATACGCTTGGTGCGTTTCCTCTGCCGGTGGAAATCATTCCCTTCGGCTGGCAAACCACGAAGGCGCTGATTGAAGAGATGCTGTCGAACGTGGATGTGTTGGGGCGCTCGGCTTCCCTGCGGTTGAGCGGGACGGAGCCGTTCAAGACCGATGAGGGCAATTACATCCTTGATCTGCATCTGCGCCGCATCGCGCAGCCCGCGCAGGTCTCTCTGGTGCTCAACCAGATCCCCGGCGTGGTGGAGAATGGCCTGTTCCTCGACATCTGTGACGTGCTGGTGATCGGCAATGCCGATGGCACGGTGGAAGTGCGCGACATCAACAACGGCACGGTCGAGCATGAGCGTGTGGACGTGTCGGATACTGAAAACCTGTTCGACGAAGTGCGCGATTAAGGACCCGTCCGCGCGCTGATCTAAAGGAGCGGCTGCGCCGCATGTCTTTCGTCTCGTTGCTCGGCTTGCGCCGCGCGGCCTCGGCCTCGCGGACCTTGCCCGCTTGGGGGCTCTGACCCCAAACCCCCGGAGTATTTTTGACCAATGGAAGACGCGCACGCCTGCGAGGACGGCCGAAAGGCCGGAGGAGGGCGTGACCGCGGTCGCTGGTTCGCTTGATGGCTCGGGTCCTGTTCTGTTCGATTGGCTTTTGAGCCAAAGAAAGCGGCGCCGCTTGAATGCGGTCACGAGGCCTGCCGTGTGAAAGACGACAGGTCGGAAAAGATGCGCAGGTCCGATGCCGGACACCCTGCACCCGATTTGCCGATGGTTCGGCTTGGGTGGTCTGGGGGCGTCCGGCTTGTGACCGACAGCCTTGGGTCGATGATCATCGGTGCGCAGTATAGAGTGGCCGCAGGGGTGTTGCGCATTTTGGCACAGATGCGTGCGGTGCCCCCTCTGGCGTTAATGCATTGTTCATGGAATAGACTGATAGGCCCCCTCACCTGCGCAGGAGAAAAGCGATGTCCGACTTCGATTATGACCTCTTTGTCATTGGCGGAGGGTCCGGCGGTGTCCGGGCCGCGCGCGTTGCTGCTGCCGGTGGTGCGAAGGTTGCGCTGGCCGAGGATAACCGGATGGGCGGGACCTGTGTGATCCGGGGCTGCGTGCCCAAGAAACTGATGGTCTTTGCGTCCAGCTACCGCGAGGGGTTTTCCGAGGCGCGCGCCTATGGGTGGGACGTGCAGGACGGCGAATTCAAGTGGCCGGTCTTTCGCGATCACCTGAACAAGGAATTGGACCGGCTGGAGGGTGTGTATCGCAAGCTCCTGGATGGATCGGGCGTGGAGATTTTTGATGCCCGCGCGAAGCTGGCGGACGCTCATACTGTTGAGGTGGGCGGTGAGAAAAAGACCGCCAAACACATCCTGGTGGCGACCGGTGGCCATCCGGTGCGGCCCGACATGGCGAATGCGCATCTGGGCATTGTGTCCGATGACATCTTCAGCCTCGACAAGTTGCCCGAGAAGCTGCTGATCGTGGGCGGCGGTTACATCGCCTGTGAATTCGCCTGCATCATGGCGGGCCTCGGCGTGGAGGTGACGCAGTACTACCGCGGGGCGCAAATCCTGCGGGGCTTTGATGACGAGGCACGCGGTCTTATTGCGGAGATGATGCGCGAGCAGGGGATCAACCTGCATCTGGGCACCAACATCGTTGAGATGGGCGCGGCCGATGCCGATCACACAGCCTCTTGGACCGGCACTGACAGTGACGCAGCGATGGGGGCTTCGGCCCGGTCTGCAGGCGATCTTGTGCCCGAAGGCGGCAAGGGCGGGTTGATTTGGGTGAAATCCACCAACGGGCAGGAAGGCGTCTACGATCAGGTCCTTTTTGCCACCGGGCGCAGCCCGAATACCCGGGATATGGGTCTGGAAGAGATTGGCATCGAGGTGGGGCGTCGCGGCGAGATTATGGTGGATGAATACAGCCAGACTGCTGTGCCCTCGGTCTATGCCATTGGCGATGTGACCAACCGCGTGAACCTGACACCCGTGGCAATCCGCGAGGGCATGGCCTTTGTGGAAACCGTCTTCAACGGCAATCCGACGCCGGTTGATCACGACCTGATCCCGTCAGCTGTTTTCACGACGCCGGAATACGGCACTGTGGGCCTGACCGAGGAAGAGGCGCGTGAGCAGGAAGAGATCGAGGTTTACTGTACCTCGTTCCGGCCCATGCAGACGGCGTTTGCCGGCAAGCCCTGGCGCGTCTTGATGAAGCTTGTCGTGTCAAAGGCCAATCGGAAGGTGCTGGGCTGCCATATCGTGGCGCCGGGCGCGGGGGAGATGATCCAGTTGGCGGGAATCGCGGTGAAAATGGGCGCAACCAAGGAAGATTTCGACCGAACGGTTGCAGTCCACCCCACGATGTCGGAAGAGATCGTGACGATGCGCGAACCCATGAGGACTGCCTGAACCCGCTTTTTCGCGGCGAAAGCGCACATCTACGGGTGCAAAGCGGATTTTCTGCCCCATATAGGGCATCAACAGATGACGCATCCAAGAGGTGAGACGACAGATGGCGGGTAACAGTGGCGGACCTTGGGGTGGCGGAGGCGGTGGCAACCGCGGCAACCAAGGCAGCAATGGCAGCGGCGATGATGGACGGCGGCCCTCCGGCCCCGGACGTGACGGCGGTGGCCAGAACATCCCCGAAATCGACGATATCGTGCGCAAGGGCCAGGAACAGCTGCGCGTCCTGATGGGCGGTCGCGGCGGTGGCACTGGCGGCGGACAGGGTGGTGGCGAAAGCCCGATCAGCCCG
It contains:
- the rpiA gene encoding ribose-5-phosphate isomerase RpiA, yielding MTAELSPIDKAKYVAARRAVEFVEDGMRVGLGTGSTAAWMVRCLGELVREEGMQITGVATSTRTADLAREVGVTIKTLDEVRWLDLTIDGADEYDPNLNLIKGGGGALLHEKIVATASDQMVVIADLTKQVDTLGAFPLPVEIIPFGWQTTKALIEEMLSNVDVLGRSASLRLSGTEPFKTDEGNYILDLHLRRIAQPAQVSLVLNQIPGVVENGLFLDICDVLVIGNADGTVEVRDINNGTVEHERVDVSDTENLFDEVRD
- the secG gene encoding preprotein translocase subunit SecG, which gives rise to MENIILVIHLILAVCLIGVVLLQRSEGGGLGMGGGGGGGVMTGRQAATALGKLTWFFAVAFLATSITLTVIAAQNSSNSSLLDELGGLPPATEGDAGDSSLPPVETMLPPIDGDSPALPPVE
- a CDS encoding thiamine diphosphokinase; this translates as MINAPDHGNNVDNEPEGCGLSLNFNAPVALVGGGFVGDPAFELSKTHAKIFVGVDGGGDEILRRGADPVAVIGDLDSFSAAGRAAIPSENLIHVAEQDSTDFEKALSRLSAPLILAIGFTGARLDHELAAMHALVRFPQQPVVLIGAEDVVLHLPAQMTLDLPEGTRVSLFPMDGVTVGLQGLEWSFEALDLHPARKIGTSNRASGGAVHLRADRPGCLLLLPLDTLEAVIAALAAADFHSPPA
- a CDS encoding CTP synthase, with product MARFIFITGGVVSSLGKGLASAALGALLQARGFSVRLRKLDPYLNVDPGTMSPFEHGEVFVTDDGAETDLDLGHYERFTGVPARKTDSVSSGRIYTNVLEKERRGDYLGKTIQVIPHVTNEIKDFIAIGEDEVDFMLCEIGGTVGDIEGLPFFEAIRQFGQERPRGQCVFMHLTLLPFIAASGELKTKPTQHSVKELRSIGLAPDILVCRSEGPIPEKEREKLALFCNVRPDSVIAAQDLKSIYEAPLAYHREGLDQAVLDAFGISPAPKPDLRVWEDVADRINNPEGEVKVAIVGKYTQLEDAYKSIAEALTHGGMANRVKVKVEWVDAEVFDREDPAPHLEGFHAILVPGGFGERGTEGKIKAAEFARTRGVPYLGICLGMQMAVIEAARNLADLGDAGSEEFDHEAGKKRFTPVVYHLKEWVQGNHKVERKVTDDKGGTMRLGAYDAVLADGSKVAEAYGGTSIEERHRHRYEVDIKYREALEEKGLIFSGMSPDGRLPEIVEVKDHPWFIGVQFHPELKSKPFDPHPLFRDFVRAAKDNSRLV
- a CDS encoding FAD-dependent oxidoreductase, coding for MSDFDYDLFVIGGGSGGVRAARVAAAGGAKVALAEDNRMGGTCVIRGCVPKKLMVFASSYREGFSEARAYGWDVQDGEFKWPVFRDHLNKELDRLEGVYRKLLDGSGVEIFDARAKLADAHTVEVGGEKKTAKHILVATGGHPVRPDMANAHLGIVSDDIFSLDKLPEKLLIVGGGYIACEFACIMAGLGVEVTQYYRGAQILRGFDDEARGLIAEMMREQGINLHLGTNIVEMGAADADHTASWTGTDSDAAMGASARSAGDLVPEGGKGGLIWVKSTNGQEGVYDQVLFATGRSPNTRDMGLEEIGIEVGRRGEIMVDEYSQTAVPSVYAIGDVTNRVNLTPVAIREGMAFVETVFNGNPTPVDHDLIPSAVFTTPEYGTVGLTEEEAREQEEIEVYCTSFRPMQTAFAGKPWRVLMKLVVSKANRKVLGCHIVAPGAGEMIQLAGIAVKMGATKEDFDRTVAVHPTMSEEIVTMREPMRTA
- a CDS encoding adenylosuccinate synthase — protein: MANVVVVGAQWGDEGKGKIVDWLSERADVIARFQGGHNAGHTLVIDGKVYKLNALPSGVVRGGKLSVIGNGVVLDPWHLVEEIRAIQEQGVDISPDVLMIAENTPLILPIHGELDRAREEAASKGTKIGTTGRGIGPAYEDKVGRRSVRVADLADPATLEARVDRALQHHDPLRKGLGIEPVDRDALLAKLQEIAPEILRYAAPVWKVLNEKRRAGKRILFEGAQGALLDIDFGTYPFVTSSNVIAGQAATGVGIGPGAIDYVLGLVKAYTTRVGEGPFPAELHDADGQRLGERGHEWGTTTGRKRRCGWFDACLVRQTCVTSGVTGIALTKIDVLDGFETLKICVGYELDGEQLDYLPTAADQQARCTPIYEEMPGWSESTEGARSWAQLPGNAVKYVRRIEELIQCPVALLSTSPERDDTILVTDPFAD
- a CDS encoding DUF2842 domain-containing protein, coding for MALSYKARKRWSLFILLVGLPVYIAAVWFILSLLEGWSIWVQMGICLAFSIVWAFPLKAVFLGVGKADPDAPQDE